The following is a genomic window from Candidatus Omnitrophota bacterium.
CAGCAGTTTAAGTTTGACTATATTCTTGTCGGGGATGGCTATGAATTCCCCTTCTTTGGCGACGATCGTCCTGGTGGGCTTGCCTTCCTGCGGCTCATAGATCCTTATGTTGGAGAACCTGTTGCCTTCTATCTGGTAGATGAACAGGACGTATTTTTCAAAAGAGTCAATGAATACCCCCGGCTCAAGCGCGGCAGTGGGGTTGCTTACCCCCACCCGCATCACCGCCTTTTTTGAGGCAAGCTGGGCGCGGGGGATGACCTTATCGTTGAATACGACGAGCACGAGGCTCATGATCAGGCCCAGCACAAGGATGGGCACTATCAGGCGGAATATGTTTATTCCGCTTGAGCGTATGGCTATTATTTCGTTGTCGGAAGACAGCCGGCCGAAGCACAGGAGCACGGCCGCGAGCGTGGCAATAGGCAGGGTATAGCTGAAGAGGTATGGGGTCAGGAGCAAGAACAGCTTGCTTACGCTGACGATGTCAACCCCTTTGTTGATCACCAGGTCGGCCATCTTTACCATGTTCCCCAGAAGCATCACGAACGTCAACACCAGAATGGACGCTATCAGGGGGGCGGCAAATTCTTTCAATATGTAATTTCTCAGGATCTTCATTTTAGTTCGCGAGGGTATACACGTAGATCTTTGCGCAGCCGGCCTTCTTCAATACCTCGGCCGCTTCCTGAACTGTGGCTTGAGTGGTCATGATATCGTCAAACAGCATTATGGATTTTCCTTTGACAGCTTCAGGATCGTCTAAGGCAAAGCAGCCCTTGACGTTGCCGGCCTTATGTTCCGGCTCAAGCTCTGATTGAGGCCGGGTATATTTTACGCGCCGCAATCCCTTAAATATCTCTAATCCGAATTCCTCCGCCAGTTCTTCGCAGAGGAGCATCGCCTGATCGAATTCCCTTTCTCTGAGTTTTCTGCCGTGCAGCGGTATGGGCACGATAAGGTCCACGTTCGTAAGCGGCAAATAATTTTCCCGGATATACTCGATCAACAACTTACCCAGCAGCTCCTTCAGTTTCAGCCGGCTGGAGTATTTAAACAGATGTATCAGTTTTCTGGCGCACCCTTTATATTTCAGGCAGGCATACGCCTTTTCAAAGGCGGCCCCTTTGCCGCCGGGCGCGTAGCACACGTTGTTTTTCTCTATTTTCTCCCAACATTCAAAGCAGAGCAGCCCATCTATGTTGACCTCCTTGAGCCTCCTGCCGCATACGAGGCAGACCTTGGGGTAGAGGATGTTTATCAGGCCCTCCACGGCGCCGCATAGCATAGCCAATATAATAACAACTAATATGGTTGAATTCAAGGAGAAAAAGTTGTAGAATATATTTGCAATACTCGGGTCCGGGATTGGCTGTTATTTCCGGAGGTTAAATAGTTGATGGCCGGGCCGCCATCTGATGAAACGTCAGGTGGCGGTTTTCTTTGGGGGAACGCGAACAATGGATAAATATCTTATCTTTTCAACGCGGGAAGTGGTCGGGATATTATTACCTTTGGCTGTTTTCATAGTCACTTTAATATCGGGTTTTATCATCAGGAAGGTTATCTTTTCCCGCCTGGCGCGCTGGTCTGAAAAGACCAGGACCGAGATCGACGACGTCATTATTACTTCCGCCAAAGGCCCTTTTATGATCTGGTTTTTAATGCTGGGGCTTTATTTCGCGCTTGAATCCTCAAGTATCCCCGAAGGTTCAAGTCATTTTATTAACAAACTCTTGTTGGTTCTTGGTATTCTGTCCGTCACCTTTGTCCTGTCAAATGTGACAGCGAAGTTGATCAGGATATATTCGCGTAAAGTGGAAACCGCCTTGCCCGTTACTTCGCTTACCGGGAATATCAGCCGCATAGTGATATTCGGTGTGGGGATTTTAATAATCCTGAATAGCCTGGGCATCTCCATAACGCCTATTTTAGCCACCTTAGGTGTCGGCGGCCTGGCCGTTGCCCTGGCCTTACAGGATACCCTTTCCAATCTTTTCGCAGGTTTTCATATTATCGTTACTAGGCAGATCAGGGTGGGAGATTACATAAAGTTAGACACCGGAGAAGAGGGTTACGTCATTGATATTACCTGGAGGACGACCCAGGTCAAGATGCTGCCCAATAACGTGGTATTGGTCCCCAATGAAAAGCTTACCAAGGCCATCGTAACCAACTATTATCTTCCCGATAAAGAAATGGCCGTCCTGGTTAATTTAGGGGTCCACTACAAAAGCGATCTGAAGAAGGTTGAGAAGATAACCTGTGAAGCGGCGGCGGAGGTCATGAAATCGGTAACCGGAGGCGTCCCGGAATTCCAGCCCTTTATCCGCTACGGAGGTTTCGGCGATTCCGCCATAAATCTCACCGTGATCTTGAGGGCGAAGGAATTCGTGGACCAATACCTGATCAAGCATGAGTTCATAAAGCTGCTCCATGAGCGTTTTTCCAAAGAAGGCATCGTGATCCCCTATCCCATAAGAGCGGTAAATTACGAACAGGAAAAAGAGAAATGAAGAGAGTCCTTTTATTTATCCTGCCGATCCTGATCCTTATCTCCGTCGCCTTCACTATATTCGGGATACTCCAGGTCCGCTATGAAGAAGAGAAGCTTATGGATGACCTGAAAAGAAAGGCGAGGACGGTAGCGGAAAGCGTGGAATTGTCCGCCAGGCACGCGCTTATTAACGGCGACCTGAAGTCGGCCAAGCGGTTAGTGGAAAGTTTCCAGAAAAGAGAAAGGATGCAGGGCTGCGTAATCTATGATAAGAACGGGCAGGTCCTGGTCATTACTGAACGCATCTCTGACTGGGCGCGGAAAGATAAACCTTACCTTAGAGACGTTCTGGACGGCAAGAGCGCCGTCGGGGCGATGGAAAAATTCGGCGATTATTCCGTATACGTCCATGCCCTGCCGGTCCTGGACGATGAAAATAATATATTGGGCGCGGTAGAGGTCGTTTACGATACCTCTTATCTATTCATCACTCTGGCAGACCTGTGGAGGCGGATAAGCATAACCCTGATAACCTTGATCGTGCTTATAGCCATAGCCGCTTTATTGATCCAGAGGCAGATCTTTATCCTGCCTGTGCGCCGGCTCACTCAATGGTTCACTCATTTTCAAAAAGGAGAAACGGAAAAGTTGAAGCCGTTCGAAGAAAAGGGCGAGTTTGGGCGGCTGGTAAGCGAAGTAGAGCAGGTCGCCCTGGGCCTGAGGGTGGCGCGTAAGGTGGTCAGCGAAGAAGCGCATGTCCGCCTCGCCAAAGAGGACCTGTGGACGGAGCATAAATTAAAAGACCTTATCCACGCTAAGTTGGGAGACAACGCCTTTTTTGTGGTCTCCAACCGCGAGCCGTATATGCACGTCATAGATGAGGTGACCGGCGCGCCTAAATGCATCCGGCCGGCAAGCGGCGTTGTCACCGCCATAGACCCGATACTGCGCGCCTGCGGCGGGACGTGGATCGCGCACGGAAGCGCGGAGGCGGACAGGAGGTTTGTCAACTCCAGGGATAAACTGGGGGTGCCGCCGCAAGACAACCGTTATATCCTGAAGAGGGTATGGCTTACCAAGGAAGAGGAGGAGGGCTATTATTACGGTTTTGCCAACGAGGGCTTATGGCCGCTTTGCCATGTTACTCATACCCGCCCCATATTCAGGGAGACCGACTGGCAGATGTATAAGAAGGTAAACCAGAAATTTGCCGACAGCGTTTTAGAGGAACTGCCGGCAAAGAACCCGTTTGTCTTTATCCAGGATTATCATTTCACCATGCTTGCCAGGATGATCAAGGAAAAAAGGCCCGACGCTACGATAGCGCTGTTCTGGCATATCCCCTGGCCTAACCCGGAGGTCTTCGCGATCTGCCCCTACCAGCGGGAGATCCTCAATGGGATGCTCGCCTGCGATCTGATCGGCTTCCACGTGCAGGTCCATTGCAACAACTTTCTTGACACGGCCAACCGCCTGATCGAATGCCGCGTTGACACGGAAAAATTCAGCATAGTCAGGGCCAGTAAGGAGACGTTTGTCAGGGCCTTTCCCATCAGCGTTGACGTACACATGGGCGCTAAGGCGTCTAAAGCCGAATCCAGCCAGATAGACGCGATACGCCAGGAATTTCAATTGCAGGATAAGCTGGTCGCCGTGGGCGTGGACAGGATAGATTATACTAAAGGCATAATTGAAAGGGTGCTCGCCGTTGACAGGTTTCTGGAAAAATATCCGGAATATAAAAATAAGTTCGTATTCATCCAATTGGCCGCTCCCAGCAGGACCCATATTAAGCGCTATCATGAGCTTATCGGGGAGATAGATGAATTGGTCGAAAAAAAGAACTGGAAATACTCGGAAGGGGACTGGAAGCCGATAATCTATCTAAAGAAGTATTTTTCGCAGGAAGAGGTAAGGCCGTATTATCTGCTCGCGGACCTGTGTATCGTGAGCTCTTTGCATGACGGGATGAATTTAGTCGCGAAAGAATATGTGGCGTCAAAGGCCGATCTAAGCGGCGCTTTGATCCTGAGCCGTTTTACCGGCGCCGCCCGGGAGCTCACCGATGCCGTGCAGATAAACCCCTATTCCATAGAAGAATTCGCGGACGCGATAAAGCTTTCTCTTGAGATGCCCGCGGAGGAAAAGAGGAAGCGCATGGAGAACATGCAGAGGATCATCAGCGAGAACAATGTCTATCGCTGGGCAGGCAGCATAGTTACGGAGCTGACCGCGTTGAATAAGGCATGAGTATGCCATGAAAGATATTTTGCTCTCCTGGGGGGGCGTCAAGAAGGAGATAGCCGGTAAACATCTTCTGCTGTTTTTGGATTATGACGGGACGCTTGCCCCGATCGCGCGGACGCCCGGAGAGGCGGTTCTTTCTAAAGAGGTAAAAGGATTATTACGGGGCCTGTCCACGAGCCCTTATTGCTCGCTGGGCATCATCAGCGGCAGGGCCCTGGGAAGCATAAAGAAGGCCGTGGGGATAAAAGGCATTATTTATGCCGGCAACCACGGCCTGGAGATAGAAGGGCCCGAGTTCAAATTTACAGTGCCTCTTTCGCCGCGCTTTAGGTCGGCCCTGCGCGATATCTCCGGAAAATTGCGCAAGCGGCTTTCCGGCATAAAAGGCGTTCTCATGGAGGATAAGGGCCTGACGCTGAGCATCCATTATCGTTTAGCCGGCAGAAAAGATATCCCCGCGTTTGAGAGGGCCGTTTCCGAGGTTACCCGTCCTTACGCCGCGCGCGGCAGTGTAGGGATCGATCATGGGAAGAAAGTTTATGAGATAAAACCCCCTATACAATGGGATAAAGGCAAAGCCGTCTTATGGCTTATGGCAAGGCGGCAATTTGCCTCAGGAGGCAAAGGCGTTCTTCCCGTTTATATCGGAGACGACGTAACCGATGAAGATGCCTTTAAGGCATTAAAAAGAAGGGGGCTGACGGTATTCGTGGGGGAGAGGCGCGCTTCCAGGGCCGATTACCGCCTGAAGAACACGGGAGAGGTGGCGAAGTTCCTGCGTTTAATATCAGCGTTAAAGCGTGAATAGATCATGCCCGAGTCAATAAAAGCAAAAGAGCCGTTCAGGTTTTTCACGAGATTGCACCTGTCGGAGCTGACCGGATTAAGAGCCGTCACCTTAGGCCAATTGCTGGGCTTTATCAAGGAGGTGTCTGGTTCCTGCATTTATCACCACACCCATAGATATCTGCAGCAGCACCAGTATCTTTCTCCCGAGCCGCCTAATGATTTCGCGTATTG
Proteins encoded in this region:
- a CDS encoding LptF/LptG family permease; its protein translation is MKILRNYILKEFAAPLIASILVLTFVMLLGNMVKMADLVINKGVDIVSVSKLFLLLTPYLFSYTLPIATLAAVLLCFGRLSSDNEIIAIRSSGINIFRLIVPILVLGLIMSLVLVVFNDKVIPRAQLASKKAVMRVGVSNPTAALEPGVFIDSFEKYVLFIYQIEGNRFSNIRIYEPQEGKPTRTIVAKEGEFIAIPDKNIVKLKLLDGTSDEPDPNEPNSFYKLNFKTYFMTLNLASATGEVEKKPKHMTIKELMQEIGRLKTKGINPLPLITEINKKLSMAFSCLVFVLIGAPLAIITRRREKSVNFGIAFLIVGAYYLLVIGAEALCLQSNFNPNIAMWAPNVLLGAIGGVLTYKSCVY
- a CDS encoding double zinc ribbon domain-containing protein, which translates into the protein MLCGAVEGLINILYPKVCLVCGRRLKEVNIDGLLCFECWEKIEKNNVCYAPGGKGAAFEKAYACLKYKGCARKLIHLFKYSSRLKLKELLGKLLIEYIRENYLPLTNVDLIVPIPLHGRKLREREFDQAMLLCEELAEEFGLEIFKGLRRVKYTRPQSELEPEHKAGNVKGCFALDDPEAVKGKSIMLFDDIMTTQATVQEAAEVLKKAGCAKIYVYTLAN
- a CDS encoding mechanosensitive ion channel family protein, with the protein product MDKYLIFSTREVVGILLPLAVFIVTLISGFIIRKVIFSRLARWSEKTRTEIDDVIITSAKGPFMIWFLMLGLYFALESSSIPEGSSHFINKLLLVLGILSVTFVLSNVTAKLIRIYSRKVETALPVTSLTGNISRIVIFGVGILIILNSLGISITPILATLGVGGLAVALALQDTLSNLFAGFHIIVTRQIRVGDYIKLDTGEEGYVIDITWRTTQVKMLPNNVVLVPNEKLTKAIVTNYYLPDKEMAVLVNLGVHYKSDLKKVEKITCEAAAEVMKSVTGGVPEFQPFIRYGGFGDSAINLTVILRAKEFVDQYLIKHEFIKLLHERFSKEGIVIPYPIRAVNYEQEKEK
- a CDS encoding trehalose-6-phosphate synthase — encoded protein: MKRVLLFILPILILISVAFTIFGILQVRYEEEKLMDDLKRKARTVAESVELSARHALINGDLKSAKRLVESFQKRERMQGCVIYDKNGQVLVITERISDWARKDKPYLRDVLDGKSAVGAMEKFGDYSVYVHALPVLDDENNILGAVEVVYDTSYLFITLADLWRRISITLITLIVLIAIAALLIQRQIFILPVRRLTQWFTHFQKGETEKLKPFEEKGEFGRLVSEVEQVALGLRVARKVVSEEAHVRLAKEDLWTEHKLKDLIHAKLGDNAFFVVSNREPYMHVIDEVTGAPKCIRPASGVVTAIDPILRACGGTWIAHGSAEADRRFVNSRDKLGVPPQDNRYILKRVWLTKEEEEGYYYGFANEGLWPLCHVTHTRPIFRETDWQMYKKVNQKFADSVLEELPAKNPFVFIQDYHFTMLARMIKEKRPDATIALFWHIPWPNPEVFAICPYQREILNGMLACDLIGFHVQVHCNNFLDTANRLIECRVDTEKFSIVRASKETFVRAFPISVDVHMGAKASKAESSQIDAIRQEFQLQDKLVAVGVDRIDYTKGIIERVLAVDRFLEKYPEYKNKFVFIQLAAPSRTHIKRYHELIGEIDELVEKKNWKYSEGDWKPIIYLKKYFSQEEVRPYYLLADLCIVSSLHDGMNLVAKEYVASKADLSGALILSRFTGAARELTDAVQINPYSIEEFADAIKLSLEMPAEEKRKRMENMQRIISENNVYRWAGSIVTELTALNKA
- the otsB gene encoding trehalose-phosphatase, translating into MKDILLSWGGVKKEIAGKHLLLFLDYDGTLAPIARTPGEAVLSKEVKGLLRGLSTSPYCSLGIISGRALGSIKKAVGIKGIIYAGNHGLEIEGPEFKFTVPLSPRFRSALRDISGKLRKRLSGIKGVLMEDKGLTLSIHYRLAGRKDIPAFERAVSEVTRPYAARGSVGIDHGKKVYEIKPPIQWDKGKAVLWLMARRQFASGGKGVLPVYIGDDVTDEDAFKALKRRGLTVFVGERRASRADYRLKNTGEVAKFLRLISALKRE